The following are encoded together in the Flavihumibacter fluvii genome:
- a CDS encoding RagB/SusD family nutrient uptake outer membrane protein, producing MKKLKFKIILFGCIALALPGLQCTKLDAKVYTQIVNENFWQTPEQIAAGKSPAYAALQAVPGQSGVYWESEIGSDEMITPTRGGDWGDGGAWTNIFYHTETADNGFHGWAWDVIYGGVGKCNYIIYTLENLSPAPPTLKADLAEIKTLRSYFYYLGLDLFGNIPYVTNFKQDPTTVVNIPRAQVFDSLVADLNSNLPDLSTNISLSTYGKVTKYFAHSILAKLYLNAEIYTGTPKWQECINQCEAITAGGYTLTPNYFDNFRDAVQETSNENIFSVPFKANIMPAGGGNYINVSSIQFNNALLTFGQAGMGNNGMSTTQPFYSFYDTTSVYETRVVNGNTNVYRTFNDMRTGQFLIGQQFVKGITYPPHQNILYASSNTLPAGLPNSDPSAITIYDDQSQLPLAYFDTMKLISNPAPWFRMAGLRNIKYWPEPGGNIGDNISNDVPLFRYADILLMQAECEVRLGGDMADALKQVNDVRRRAYSGSTSHDWTMADLTLDNLYAERARELAWEMVRRQDMIRFGTFLKARTMPEKAPDPADKHTYLLPIPSAVILSNPNITQNPGY from the coding sequence ATGAAAAAATTGAAATTTAAAATAATCCTGTTTGGTTGTATTGCCCTGGCACTCCCTGGTCTTCAATGTACCAAGCTGGATGCGAAAGTATACACCCAGATTGTTAACGAAAACTTCTGGCAGACGCCGGAACAGATCGCAGCTGGCAAGTCACCAGCTTATGCCGCATTGCAGGCCGTACCCGGGCAATCAGGAGTATATTGGGAAAGTGAAATTGGCTCCGATGAAATGATCACCCCAACACGGGGTGGAGACTGGGGAGATGGCGGTGCCTGGACAAACATATTTTACCATACTGAAACTGCAGATAACGGTTTTCATGGCTGGGCCTGGGACGTGATCTATGGCGGTGTAGGTAAGTGTAACTATATTATTTATACGCTAGAGAACCTAAGCCCTGCTCCCCCTACCCTGAAAGCAGACCTGGCAGAAATCAAAACCCTGCGGTCCTATTTTTATTACCTGGGTTTGGATTTGTTTGGTAACATACCCTATGTGACCAATTTTAAGCAAGATCCAACAACGGTAGTCAACATTCCAAGGGCCCAGGTATTCGATTCACTGGTTGCCGACTTGAATAGCAATCTACCAGACCTGTCAACCAATATTAGCCTCAGTACTTATGGTAAAGTGACGAAATACTTTGCGCATAGCATCCTGGCTAAACTTTACCTGAACGCTGAAATATATACCGGTACCCCAAAATGGCAGGAATGCATTAACCAGTGTGAAGCCATCACTGCCGGCGGGTATACATTGACGCCGAACTACTTTGATAACTTCAGGGATGCCGTACAGGAGACCTCCAATGAAAATATTTTTTCAGTTCCGTTTAAAGCCAATATCATGCCGGCAGGCGGCGGCAACTACATTAACGTTTCTTCTATCCAGTTCAACAACGCCTTATTAACTTTTGGCCAGGCTGGAATGGGTAATAACGGAATGAGTACCACCCAACCATTTTATAGTTTTTATGATACTACTTCAGTATATGAAACAAGAGTGGTTAACGGTAATACAAATGTGTACAGGACCTTTAATGACATGCGCACCGGCCAGTTCCTGATCGGCCAGCAATTTGTAAAAGGAATCACCTATCCACCCCACCAGAATATCCTTTATGCCAGCAGCAACACGCTTCCGGCAGGACTACCGAATTCAGACCCCTCGGCCATTACTATTTACGACGACCAGTCGCAATTGCCATTGGCCTATTTTGATACCATGAAATTAATTTCAAATCCAGCTCCCTGGTTCAGGATGGCAGGATTGAGAAATATTAAATACTGGCCGGAACCAGGAGGAAACATTGGTGACAACATCAGTAATGATGTACCGCTTTTCCGCTATGCTGATATCCTCTTAATGCAGGCAGAATGCGAGGTACGGTTGGGGGGAGACATGGCTGATGCCCTTAAGCAGGTAAATGACGTCCGCAGGAGGGCATATTCTGGAAGCACCAGTCACGACTGGACCATGGCTGACCTGACACTCGATAACCTGTATGCAGAAAGGGCAAGGGAATTGGCCTGGGAAATGGTACGCAGGCAGGATATGATCAGGTTTGGTACATTCCTGAAAGCAAGGACAATGCCGGAAAAAGCACCAGATCCCGCAGATAAGCATACTTATTTATTGCCTATTCCATCTGCAGTAATCTTATCTAACCCGAACATTACGCAAAATCCGGGTTATTAA
- a CDS encoding SusC/RagA family TonB-linked outer membrane protein → MKKNHAYWRGYDAPPIAKLLMVMNFVAVLLLTCTISVSAGVYSQDKKVSLSLKGVKFTRLFKAIEQSTNYRFTYSNDILPKGRSITIDVKEMPVTEVLNTTLEKEGLKYRFIEASGIFVISKNDGAFTGKEALVNKVISGKVTNEKGEPLSGATVQVKGSSKAVTTDADGSFVIEVADDAKVLVISYVGFSSQEVNIEKESTISVSLKPDASGLNDVVVVGYGTARKKDITGSVSSITSKDFTQGLVTNPMDQIQGKVPGLVITRADGDPNSEVILRLRGQTSLSGGQSPLLVLDGVILDEVSQISNILPGDIISYDVLKDASATAIYGSRGANGVIIINTRKGRSGRMQVDYSGFVSASKVARKPELLSTPEFYTEAEKIGVDPSTYDSYNSGEGVTNDWVGAILRTGYSHNHTIAISGGTDNFSYRGSVNYLNNEGIVIHTGKEQLGLRFNAEQKALNGKLSIQLGVVNTSTDRELVNRDIFNWANVIPPYIRIKQADGSDNPVYQYNYQSPVIYQNSILNTVREKLTLEYGTVNYKLFKDLTVGVTGSLSKFNTQGNYYLPVIPGANNLNGGRKTTANRDSKKGDIHLNYLKSINKHNFTATGVYEYNYYTYDNYSASGKGFVVDANQNNALQNGNASLNTVSSYKEEYKIISFLARATYNYNSKYYLTASLRKDGSSKFGENNRWANFPSISAAWRLKSESFLKDVDWLDELKISGGYGVVGNQDAIGAYNTLTTLTSAGVTYDPTNANNMFPVGFTPNQNPNPDLVWEERHGKNLGVEFSFLKSRITGSVSVFNDQTKNLLFTYAVQVPPNFVPSVLANVGSLSNKGVEIQLNGDIIRNNDLVWSLGGQITTIDTKVTSLSGTWNGQKLSTDNIPVGSASGRGLSANPITFLVVGKSPYTFYLPHYVGKTDEGLSQFEKEDGSLTTNYLEAKNNYIDPYPKFNYGITTNLVYKNWGLNVFLRGVSGIKIFNNTNLNLANYNNLPSVNTLKEAVTSGLRDNPTPSDYWLENASFLRLESMTLSYNLPKIKGVESMRAYVSGNNLFVISSYKGLDPEIATVNNSATPAFIDLTYSGNGGYYPKSRSITLGINVSFK, encoded by the coding sequence ATGAAAAAAAATCATGCTTATTGGCGGGGGTATGATGCACCGCCAATAGCCAAACTGCTTATGGTTATGAACTTTGTTGCTGTTTTACTGTTAACCTGTACCATTTCCGTAAGTGCAGGTGTGTATTCTCAGGATAAAAAGGTCTCGCTTTCCTTAAAAGGGGTCAAATTTACGCGGTTATTCAAAGCGATAGAACAAAGTACCAATTACCGCTTTACTTACAGTAATGATATACTTCCAAAAGGCCGTTCCATTACGATTGATGTAAAGGAAATGCCGGTTACTGAAGTATTAAACACCACTTTGGAGAAAGAGGGATTGAAATACCGCTTTATAGAAGCATCCGGTATTTTTGTTATATCAAAGAACGACGGGGCCTTTACCGGCAAGGAAGCGCTTGTCAATAAAGTTATTTCCGGTAAAGTGACCAATGAAAAAGGCGAGCCGCTGTCCGGAGCCACCGTACAGGTAAAGGGTTCCTCCAAGGCTGTGACTACTGATGCAGATGGTTCATTTGTTATTGAGGTCGCAGATGATGCCAAAGTCCTCGTTATTTCTTATGTCGGGTTTTCTTCCCAGGAAGTAAATATTGAAAAAGAATCAACTATCTCGGTATCCTTGAAACCGGATGCATCCGGTCTGAATGATGTAGTTGTTGTTGGGTATGGAACTGCTAGGAAAAAAGACATAACCGGCTCGGTATCGAGCATTACTTCAAAGGATTTCACTCAGGGTCTGGTAACTAACCCGATGGACCAGATCCAGGGTAAAGTACCCGGACTTGTAATAACCAGGGCAGATGGCGATCCCAACTCTGAGGTTATTCTGCGTTTGCGCGGCCAGACTTCTTTATCAGGTGGTCAAAGCCCATTGCTGGTTTTGGATGGGGTTATCCTGGATGAAGTAAGCCAGATCTCAAACATACTTCCCGGTGATATTATTTCTTACGATGTATTGAAAGATGCATCTGCAACCGCGATCTATGGTTCACGTGGTGCAAATGGTGTTATCATCATCAATACCAGGAAAGGTCGCAGTGGCCGGATGCAGGTAGATTATTCAGGTTTTGTATCAGCCTCAAAAGTTGCCAGGAAGCCGGAATTACTTAGCACACCTGAATTTTATACTGAAGCAGAAAAGATCGGCGTTGATCCATCTACATATGATTCATATAATAGTGGTGAAGGGGTTACAAATGACTGGGTGGGTGCTATCCTGCGTACAGGATATTCGCATAACCACACCATAGCCATTTCAGGTGGCACTGATAATTTCAGTTATCGTGGTTCAGTTAACTACCTCAACAATGAAGGAATTGTAATACACACTGGCAAGGAACAACTCGGACTGCGCTTTAATGCCGAACAAAAAGCATTGAACGGAAAACTGAGTATACAATTGGGTGTTGTAAATACTTCGACAGATCGCGAATTAGTTAACCGGGATATTTTCAACTGGGCCAATGTAATTCCACCATATATAAGGATTAAACAAGCTGACGGAAGTGATAACCCTGTATACCAGTATAATTACCAGAGCCCGGTTATATACCAGAACTCTATACTCAATACCGTGAGGGAAAAACTGACCCTGGAATATGGAACGGTTAACTATAAATTATTCAAGGACCTTACTGTTGGTGTAACAGGATCGCTCAGCAAATTTAATACCCAGGGTAATTATTACCTGCCGGTTATACCAGGTGCCAATAACCTGAATGGCGGAAGGAAAACAACGGCCAACAGGGACTCAAAGAAAGGTGATATCCACCTCAATTACCTGAAAAGTATCAATAAACACAATTTCACAGCTACCGGCGTGTATGAATACAATTACTATACGTATGACAATTACAGTGCAAGCGGCAAAGGATTTGTAGTTGATGCCAATCAGAATAATGCCTTGCAGAATGGTAATGCGAGCCTGAATACGGTCAGTTCCTATAAGGAAGAATACAAAATCATCTCATTTTTGGCCAGGGCCACCTATAACTATAATTCAAAGTACTACCTGACTGCAAGTTTAAGAAAGGATGGCTCCTCTAAATTCGGCGAAAACAACAGGTGGGCCAATTTCCCGTCCATATCAGCTGCATGGCGTTTAAAGAGCGAATCTTTCCTGAAAGATGTTGATTGGTTGGATGAACTAAAAATCAGTGGTGGTTATGGTGTGGTAGGAAACCAGGATGCAATTGGTGCATATAATACATTGACTACATTAACCAGTGCCGGTGTTACATATGACCCTACCAATGCCAATAACATGTTCCCTGTTGGATTCACCCCTAACCAAAACCCCAACCCGGACCTGGTTTGGGAAGAAAGGCATGGTAAGAACCTTGGCGTTGAATTTTCTTTCCTTAAAAGCCGGATCACAGGTTCTGTCAGTGTATTTAATGACCAGACAAAAAACCTGTTGTTCACTTATGCAGTGCAGGTTCCACCAAACTTTGTGCCATCAGTACTGGCCAACGTAGGATCATTGTCTAACAAAGGTGTTGAAATACAATTGAATGGGGATATCATCCGGAACAATGACCTGGTATGGTCCCTTGGCGGTCAGATAACAACCATTGACACCAAGGTAACCAGCTTATCAGGAACCTGGAATGGCCAGAAATTATCTACAGATAATATCCCGGTTGGTTCAGCAAGTGGTCGTGGCCTTAGTGCCAATCCGATCACCTTCCTGGTTGTAGGCAAATCTCCTTACACTTTTTACCTGCCGCATTATGTAGGTAAAACAGATGAGGGTTTATCACAGTTTGAAAAAGAAGATGGCAGCCTGACCACGAACTACCTGGAAGCAAAAAACAACTACATCGATCCTTATCCAAAATTCAATTATGGAATCACCACCAACCTGGTATATAAAAACTGGGGATTGAATGTTTTCTTACGTGGTGTGTCAGGAATCAAGATATTTAATAACACCAACCTGAACCTGGCGAATTACAATAACCTGCCTTCAGTAAATACACTCAAAGAAGCAGTTACCAGTGGTTTAAGGGATAACCCAACACCTTCTGATTATTGGTTGGAAAATGCCAGCTTCCTGCGACTCGAAAGTATGACACTGTCGTACAACCTGCCTAAAATTAAAGGCGTTGAAAGCATGCGTGCCTACGTGAGTGGCAATAACCTTTTTGTGATATCATCGTACAAGGGCCTGGATCCGGAAATAGCTACCGTAAACAATTCTGCGACACCGGCATTTATTGACCTGACATATAGTGGAAATGGTGGTTATTATCCAAAATCGCGTTCAATCACCTTAGGAATAAATGTTTCCTTCAAATAG